A genome region from Calliopsis andreniformis isolate RMS-2024a chromosome 2, iyCalAndr_principal, whole genome shotgun sequence includes the following:
- the LOC143188358 gene encoding uncharacterized protein LOC143188358 — protein sequence MDTQQQCLEKQLRKRESEVSELRRNLAELRTKFSQLERAFEINLQSQGRREVEFNRMKQESEEVQKLNNATMQMRTELNSKLTNAMIERDHWKNAFYQQKEFIERNKIQSNNAMGLIKQECEDILKMTRETTEKQFQELIGLYNEAKDKVTRLEEEVETYQSSQQEHENRTFELANLLETLKRFDLDVGSVCQVVAEALKNLTERGNLFDESMKNLRHLAWTTKNEKDESELALLKKQNSVLKEVIKNLKRKFQTQQESRQDIPERENEQRDHATSNETKINSTILNNDSPNGSTVTKPSVVHFDHSSGTLTQENHKYNAKICEEEKDTTLNARTFLRGNENRKNEFDIESREIDRCGRVLCIETHSGGIFYEEYIFKLSIDREIKLKYPLSLNNDAAMIKMELVDDESEYEKPQFDRISMFFRNIYASVNVKQTGVPCGTQTTKIKMCNIAAQTTLTGINSFSRLNVGATVSKQIFRFLIYG from the exons ATGGACACGCAGCAACAGTGCCTCGAGAAGCAATTGCGAAAGAGGGAATCGGAAGTTTCGGAATTGCGTAGAAACCTGGCAGAACTGAGGACAAAGTTTTCCCAGCTGGAACGAGCCTTCGAAATCAACTTGCAGTCGCAGGGTCGACGAGAAGTCGAATTTAATCGCATGAAACAGGAGAGCGAGG AGGTTCAAAAGCTTAACAACGCGACGATGCAAATGAGAACAGAACTGAACTCGAAACTAACGAACGCGATGATTGAAAGAGACCATTGGAAGAACGCTTTTTACCAACAGAAAGAATTTATTGAAAG AAATAAAATTCAATCTAACAACGCGATGGGTCTGATTAAACAAGAATGTGAAGACATTTTGAAGATGACTCGAGAAACTACGGAGAAACAATTTCAGGAATTAATCGGTCTATACAACGAAGCCAAGGATAAG GTAACCCGATTGGAGGAGGAGGTAGAAACGTATCAGAGCTCGCAGCAGGAGCACGAAAACCGAACTTTCGAGCTGGCGAACCTACTTGAAACTTTAAAACGCTTCGACTTGGATGTCGGTTCTGTCTGTCAAGTTGTGGCTGAAG CTCTGAAGAACTTGACCGAGCGAGGAAACTTATTCGATGAAAGCATGAAGAATCTGCGGCATCTCGCTTGGACCACTAAAAACGAAAAAGACGAATCGGAACTGGCCTTACTGAAGAAACAGAATTCCGTTTTGAAAGAGGTCATAAAGAATCTTAAGAGAAAG TTTCAGACGCAGCAGGAATCGCGCCAGGACATTCCAGAAAGAGAAAATGAGCAGCGTGACCACGCTACTTCTAATGAGACTAAAATTAAttcaacaattttaaataatgaCTCACCGAATGGATCCACAGTTACAAAACCTTCTGTCGTGCATTTTGATCACTCCAGTGGCACATTAACACAAGAAAATCACAAGTATAATGCAAAAATATGCGAGGAAGAAAAGGACACCACTCTCAATGCACGAACCTTCTTGCGCGGGAACGAGAATCGAAAGAACGAGTTCGATATCGAGAGCAGAGAGATCGACAGGTGCGGGCGAGTGCTCTGCATCGAGACGCACTCTGGCGGCATTTTCTACGAAgagtatatttttaaattatcgaTCGACAGAGAGATCAAATTAAAATATCCCCTTTCGTTAAATAATGACGCGGCGATGATCAAAATGGAGCTTGTCGATGATGAAAGCGAGTACGAAAAACCGCAATTTGATAGGATTTCGATGTTTTTCAGAAATATATACGCGTCTGTAAACGTTAAACAAACAGGTGTGCCCTGTGGCACGCAAACAACGAAAATTAAAATGTGTAACATTGCCGCGCAAACCACGCTTACTGGAATAAATTCATTCTCTCGTTTAAACGTTGGCGCCACGGTGAGTAAACAAATTTTTCGATTTTTAATTTATGGTTGA
- the LOC143188186 gene encoding mapk-regulated corepressor-interacting protein 1 isoform X1, translating to MYMFPCFDFMIYFLVICTKYFYSSRSQMTAMNGKRPSSIPSRHQSDTIAQHFDLIKYIYDSWNTVSRELDMCHNQPHSNSSNYRNGASVTYYQEREPNPQLKDFEPFNLEAWWGQRVVQSITRNASS from the exons ATGTACATGTTTCCATGTTTCGATTTTATGATCTATTTTTTAGTGATTTGCACCAAATACTTTTACAGCAGCAGATCACAAATGACAGCGATGAATGGAAAGAGACCGTCGTCAATCCCATCGCGACATCAATCTGATACTATAGCTCAACATTTTGACTTAATTAAGTATATATATGATT CATGGAATACAGTATCCAGAGAGTTGGATATGTGCCATAATCAACCACACAGCAATTCTTCGAATTATAGGAATGGTGCATCTGTCACATATTATCAAGAGAGAGAACCAAACCCACAATTAAAAG ATTTTGAACCATTCAATTTAGAAGCCTGGTGGGGACAACGTGTTGTTCAAAGTATCACCAGGAATGCGAGCTCCTAG
- the LOC143188186 gene encoding MAPK regulated corepressor interacting protein 2 isoform X3, which yields MSRSQMTAMNGKRPSSIPSRHQSDTIAQHFDLIKYIYDSWNTVSRELDMCHNQPHSNSSNYRNGASVTYYQEREPNPQLKDFEPFNLEAWWGQRVVQSITRNASS from the exons ATGAG CAGATCACAAATGACAGCGATGAATGGAAAGAGACCGTCGTCAATCCCATCGCGACATCAATCTGATACTATAGCTCAACATTTTGACTTAATTAAGTATATATATGATT CATGGAATACAGTATCCAGAGAGTTGGATATGTGCCATAATCAACCACACAGCAATTCTTCGAATTATAGGAATGGTGCATCTGTCACATATTATCAAGAGAGAGAACCAAACCCACAATTAAAAG ATTTTGAACCATTCAATTTAGAAGCCTGGTGGGGACAACGTGTTGTTCAAAGTATCACCAGGAATGCGAGCTCCTAG
- the LOC143188186 gene encoding MAPK regulated corepressor interacting protein 2 isoform X2, translating to MSSRSQMTAMNGKRPSSIPSRHQSDTIAQHFDLIKYIYDSWNTVSRELDMCHNQPHSNSSNYRNGASVTYYQEREPNPQLKDFEPFNLEAWWGQRVVQSITRNASS from the exons ATGAG CAGCAGATCACAAATGACAGCGATGAATGGAAAGAGACCGTCGTCAATCCCATCGCGACATCAATCTGATACTATAGCTCAACATTTTGACTTAATTAAGTATATATATGATT CATGGAATACAGTATCCAGAGAGTTGGATATGTGCCATAATCAACCACACAGCAATTCTTCGAATTATAGGAATGGTGCATCTGTCACATATTATCAAGAGAGAGAACCAAACCCACAATTAAAAG ATTTTGAACCATTCAATTTAGAAGCCTGGTGGGGACAACGTGTTGTTCAAAGTATCACCAGGAATGCGAGCTCCTAG